Proteins encoded by one window of Sorex araneus isolate mSorAra2 chromosome 3, mSorAra2.pri, whole genome shotgun sequence:
- the LOC129403633 gene encoding 60S ribosomal protein L37-like, producing MTKGTSSFGKRRNKTHTLCRRCGSKAYHLQKSTCGKCGYPAKRKRKYNWSAKAKRRNTTGTGRMRHLKIVYRRFRHGFREGTTPKLKRAAVAASSSS from the coding sequence ATGACGAAGGGGACGTCGTCGTTCGGGAAGCGTCGCAACAAGACGCACACGTTGTGCCGCCGCTGCGGCTCCAAGGCCTACCACCTGCAGAAGTCCACCTGCGGCAAGTGCGGCTACCCCGCCAAGCGCAAGAGGAAGTATAACTGGAGTGCTAAGGCCAAGAGGAGGAACACCACCGGCACGGGTCGCATGAGGCACCTGAAAATTGTATACCGCAGATTCAGGCATGGATTCCGTGAGGGAACAACGCCCAAACTCAAGAGAGCAGCTGTTGCAGCATCCAGTTCATCTTAA